Within Oncorhynchus masou masou isolate Uvic2021 chromosome 17, UVic_Omas_1.1, whole genome shotgun sequence, the genomic segment atttatactCAAATGTGTCTCGTCCTACTACAGTACAGCTAACACAGTCTAGAAATGTTGAGAGTTCTTGTGATTGAGGGTGAGGGTCAAGAGTCAGGATTGGTATGTGCCTTAGTAACACCTCTTTGTTAAACAATAACTGAGTTATTCAGACCTCTCCCATTCCTGTTGAGGGGTTTACTACTTCAACTATAGGTGTAAGGAAAGTGAAGGTCTTTTTTAGTGGGCAGCGGCAGGTACTGTTTGTACAATCTGTTTTTTTGACAGGATATGGGTTTGGTCAGGGCCGATTTTTGTAACTTTGACCACAGCCCATtacttacatttatttttattacaaACTGAAAGAGATTAAATAGTCACATAATTCCCCAATATTTCAATAGAGCATATTGAAGAGCATGGGTATTTTAGTCATAGGTTCTGAAGCCTGAAATGAAATGGAAATGGACAAGTAATGTTTAATATAGTGACTTATTGTATGTTGGACTGGGTTTTAAGAAAGCAAAGCATCACAATTGAGAACATTCAGTAGGAAGTGATGCCTTCAACTGACAGGAAACGAGAACACGAGAGCGATAATAATTTTGACAGGCAGCCAAGTAGACAACTCCACATCGAAAAGTGTATAGAATAAAAAGATATATTGAAGATAGCCCAGAGAGCCTACAGATGAGTAGAGCAACATTAATGTGAACAGGAAGGGAGTGAGGGAATTATGAAGAAAACAGATGTGCCTGTTTTGCACATACGTGTTTTATTGTGTCATGTCTTGTGTCTGAGGGTTGGAGTGCATTTACAAGTTCTAGATAATGATCTGGTGACATCATGAGGGCGTTGGCCTCACTGTGTGCTTTacacagtggtgggaaaagtacccaattttcatacttgagtaaaagaaaAAGATGACTTCATAGAAAacaactcaagtaaaagtgaaagtcacccagtaaattaTTTGAGTAAAAGTtgaaaaaagtattttgtttaaataaaatatattttgatatgtttgagttttttggttactacatgattccatatgtgttattgaatagttttgatgttgtcactattattctacaatgtagataatagcaaaaataaagagaaacccttgatggagtaggtgttctaaaacttttgaccggtagcgtaagtatcaaaagtaaatgtaagtGCTAAAATATACGTAAGAATCAAACGTAAAAATATGGATAACTTAAATTCCCTATATTAAGCATGACACAATTAGTTTtgatttatttacggatagccaggggcacactccaacacagacataatttacaaatgacgCATTTgtgctaagcattcaaaaagtAACAGGTGTCAGGGAAAAAGTATGGAGTAAACataacattattttctttaggaatgtagtggattAAAAGTACaatttgtcaaaaatataaatagtaaagtaaagtacagattctCAAAAAACTACTTTAGTACTTAAAgtacttttacttgagtacttTTCCCCACTGGTTTTACTGTAATGTGATGAAATATCTGGACTCAGTGGAAATTAGACAATGTGATATTTTTGTCGAATCAATTAGAGCCCATTCATACAGTCAGTCCTAATGTATGACAACCAGCAACCACAATTCATGATTCGTTCCGTTGCCCTGTGGATAATGAAGCAAAGCCAAGAGCCCCCTGCTGGCTGATGAAAGAAATGCACGAAATTGACCTTTGGTAATCGACGTCATCTTCACGCGTCAACAACAGACCATCGTTTCACATGTGAGTTGTTCTATTAGCTAGCTTGATGTTACATTTTctaactttaaaaaaatgttattaTGTGTCTTGTTTTTGAGTCTATTCATATAGCTAGTTTATAAGTTATGAGAcaatcaaatatacagacaattTGAACTGGAAGAGAACGGTCGCAGTGATCTAGCTTGTGAGCTATTTATTCCATGGGTTAttcttgttagctagctaacgttagctaaaccAAAACAGTTTATTcttgttgttagctagctagctaaaccgaAGAAGATTCCGATTGTTAATGTATTGACAGCTCCTTGAATTTAGGTTGTTCTTAATAATCAAAAGTGTACATTCAACTGACAAATATTTTGTCTCATATTCATGGCTGGTCCGTATTAGTTTAAGAGTGACCAGGGGGTAAGCATCTGCTTTTCATCTTATTCAACAACATGCACATTGTTTTTTTTCCAGACAGAAGATACCAGTACCCAAGTAATCAAGTTGCGTTGGGGTCCTTACTTTAAAATGCTGGCGAAAATGAAGGAAAATAACCAGTGGAGAGAGGCAGGATTGAAGAGGAAGTATCCTGGAGATAGAGCGAGAATGAGAGGACAAGTGAGTGGAAGAagaggagcgagagaaagaggagaagataaAGGCAGGAATAAAGGAAGAGAagcaggagaaggaaagagaggaggagcggGTGAAGGAGGAGGTGCCAAGAAGCGTCTAGATCCCTTGAGTGTGGGATACTTccgcagagtgggagagagactcAGCGAAGGCTTCACAGAGGACGAGGAGAAAGGTGAGCGCACAGGGAAGGAAATTATGTGCATAAATGTTTGCATGAGCATACAATGCTGTGACCTTTACAACATAGCTTCACATCTTAATTTCTTCCTCCCCTATAGTTCTCTTTGTGGAGAACGTGCTGACGGAGGTCAAAGGGCAGGCTGCCCTGGTTGCCATGGATGTGACAGGAAGTGTCACCCTCCAGAGTCTGCTCACATTGGCTAGCCCCGGCCAGGTGGGGGAGGTGCTGGCTGAGCTTGGCGGAGAATCTGGGTCCGATTTTAAGACAGTGTCATGTGACAAATGTGGGGGTCATGTCTTGGAGAGCGCCCTCAGACAGATGCCCAgatggagaggtgagtctgattgTGACCAGACTGAAAACAATTTCTAGCACCTGAAATGTCAAGATAGAATAGAATAACATGAAATAAATCTCCTTTATATTGTCTCTTAGAAAAGAGCTCATCAGAGGAGGAAAAGACAGCTATCACAGAAGGAGATTCCGAGACGGAAGGGGGGGATTGTGGGATACTAGAGGCCCAGGTTCTGTCCCTGTGTCACGTGGTGATGGAGCACTGTGCAGAGttcatcagacacacacacggctcCCACGTGGCCCGCACGCTCATACATGTACTGGCAGGCTGCCTTGATCCAACCGACACAACAcgcccaggtacacacacacacacacaattatccaaacacactcatacacacgaTAACTTATCTTGTCTGTGTATTTTGTTCCAGGTGTAAAGGACAGGAATGTCACCACTCAGCTGACCTACTTTGAGGCGCCCACATCATTCTGGTGGGAACTAAAAACCCTGTCTACCTCCTTGATGGATAATGTCAATTGTAAGTCTTCTGTCATTAAGCTGAAACCCCTCATTGCACTTCGCAGTACGTCTTCATAGTAGATCTTCATAGTACATATAAGCAAGTCACAATGGCATTACATGACCTATCTCTCCACTTCCATCAGTGTGTGTGACTGATGCCGTGGCTAGTACAGTGTTCCAGACCATGTTGACGGTGTGTCACAGAAACCGACCCAAGCTCTGCAAGCTGCTCACCAAAGGTATCGTGGAGTACCTGACATCACTCAGCTCTGCTCCTGGAGTCAGGTCAGTGAGATTTCCTCGAGACATTTGAGTCCATGTATCTTTGCACTTTTTTTTATTAGGGCCCGGACGATATTGCAATATATTTCCATACCAAAAATGAAAGTAGACTCTTTGTCGTTTAagaacctgctgtatgtaaaatattttgTGCTGTGGCTGGGAAAATAAATGAATGTGGctggatgacatcataatgatgtttgtttaaaacattagggctgttttcctgaAGAATTTAAATCCACTTCGTGTTTggtttccttgccacgatactaacgAGTATCGCTGCACTGGTATCGTCCCAGCCCTACTTTTTATACGTTTGCTTTTattgtctttgtctctctttttGCCTCTTTCTCTTAGTCCTCTCTTGGTCTTTCTGAAGGACCAGGCCTCCAGTCGGCTAATTGAAATAGTCCTCCAGTTATCCCACAAGGCCTTGCTCCGTGACCTCTATAAGAACCACCTCCAGGGTCAGCTGGTAACCCTGGCCATCCATCCAATCGCCAACTTCCCCATACAGAGACTGACAGCAGCCTCCACCAATTACAAAGTGGTATGCCAATATGTATACCCCCTATAATTATTGCTGTGATTAAGTTGTATGTATGCATCATGGTTACTTTAGTGTTATTCATACAGATACCATACTATTAGTCCTGAAATCCACAAGATGGTAGATACTGATGAATTTAATCTGTATTTACCAGGGTACATGATAAAACAGAACAAAAGTTTACAATGACAGTGGTAACTCTACCTCCACTATTtgtttctcccttcctccctcagtTCCTGAAGGTGTTTGATGAGCTAGTCGAGGGTTTGGAGGCCATCTTGGCAGTAGGTCACATGGGTGTGATCGTCCAGCTGACAGACAGCTGTGCAGAGCGggaggagaaacagggagagatgaTGCAACGCCTCCTTAGTGCTTTTCACTGTGCTGAACCTGCCTCTCGACACAcggcctgcctgcctctcttcctgtccctgcTCACACACGAGGTGTACTACAGCTCAGAGGCAGTAGAGGGCAACACACAAACAGAGGTATTGGTCTCAAAGTCCCCAAATGAACTTGATGTTCTGAATGCACCCACCCCCCCTACTTTGGATCTGACACCAAGGCTCATTGACGCCAAGCATATTGTGTGTCTATCCATAAAAAGACCAACACTATCGTCTTTTGtattccctcatccctccctagctccccctatcctctatcTGTTACCATGGCTCACGTCTGGTCCAGTCACTGACCAAGTTCAAAGACCGCTCCCTGCTCCTGAACAGCCTGCGCTCTCTGACCCCCGCTGACCACCTGACCCTGGGAACCGACCAATCAGGCAGCCACGTTCTGCAGCTCCTGGTGACCTCCTCCAGCGATAAGGGGAGGGGAAAGATCCTGAGGAGACTGGAGGTAGTACTTGCTGGAGAGATGATAACCGAAACAGTACTTCCTCTCATTGTTAGTCATGGTCCAAAGCTGACTGTTTTGTTTATCACATTTTCACAGCAGTCCCCATATCTCCTaatccccactctctccctgccATGTCCTTACTTGGCTCCCAGGGCCAGTATGTCCAGATGGCCTGCTCCAGGTATGGCAGCCGTGTGTTGGAGGCAGTCTGGAACAGCGCCACTGTCCCCCAGAGACAGAGCATCGCTAAG encodes:
- the LOC135558977 gene encoding nucleolar protein 9, coding for MLAKMKENNQWREAGLKRKYPGDRARMRGQVSGRRGARERGEDKGRNKGREAGEGKRGGAGEGGGAKKRLDPLSVGYFRRVGERLSEGFTEDEEKVLFVENVLTEVKGQAALVAMDVTGSVTLQSLLTLASPGQVGEVLAELGGESGSDFKTVSCDKCGGHVLESALRQMPRWREKSSSEEEKTAITEGDSETEGGDCGILEAQVLSLCHVVMEHCAEFIRHTHGSHVARTLIHVLAGCLDPTDTTRPGVKDRNVTTQLTYFEAPTSFWWELKTLSTSLMDNVNLCVTDAVASTVFQTMLTVCHRNRPKLCKLLTKGIVEYLTSLSSAPGVSPLLVFLKDQASSRLIEIVLQLSHKALLRDLYKNHLQGQLVTLAIHPIANFPIQRLTAASTNYKVFLKVFDELVEGLEAILAVGHMGVIVQLTDSCAEREEKQGEMMQRLLSAFHCAEPASRHTACLPLFLSLLTHEVYYSSEAVEGNTQTELPLSSICYHGSRLVQSLTKFKDRSLLLNSLRSLTPADHLTLGTDQSGSHVLQLLVTSSSDKGRGKILRRLEGQYVQMACSRYGSRVLEAVWNSATVPQRQSIAKELVPCETQLRSGQFSRHVWAKFALSHFVKRRAQWLEVQTGESKKRKLFSDILE